A segment of the Bordetella flabilis genome:
CAGCGGCAGATAAAGCCCGGACTCGCCCAGCGCCTCGGTGAAATTCAAATGCACGCCGGTATCCACATCGGCCTGCCGCAACCGCGGCGCATCCTGGCGGAAGGAAGGTGCGTGGCTCAGGCACGCGACGGCGCTGAGGCGGCCAGCGTGCGCGAGCGCAATCACGCCATCGTTGATCGCCGTGTTCATGCCAAAATCGTCGGCGCATACGACAATGCGCCTGACCCCGGCACCCACCTCCGCCGGTCCACCCGAACCCGTTTCCATGGATGTCTTCGAATGCGGTCCCTGATCCGCCAACTCAGCTGGTTCATCGCCGTTGGCTGCGCAGCCGCCGCCACCCACTGGCTGGTGGTCGTGGCGTGCGTCGAAGCGATGGATGCCCGGCCATTGCTGGCGAACGTCCTGGGCTGGCTGGTGGCTTTCTGCGTGTCCTTCAGCGGTCATTATCTGCTCACTTTCCGCCACCAGGCGGGCGCGTGGCATGTGGCGGCCGTGCGTTTTTTCTGCATCTCCGCCGGTGGGTTCGCCATCAATGAGCTGACATACGCCTGGCTGCTGCATCGTACGGCCTTGCGGTACGACGTCCTGCTCGCGCTGGTGCTGTTGGCCATTGCCGTGCTCACCTTCCTGTTCAGTCGGTTCTGGGCATTCCGCCGCAATGCTGCGACTTGAATGCCTGGTTCGGAACGACGCGCCATAGCGCGCGCTTGCCGCTCACGGCATAGGTCGGCACGCCGCGCAAGGCGCCGTATTGCTCCTGGTCGTCTTCCGGGTTGCCCCAGAACCAGAAGGTCCGATCCGCCGGCGCGGCGCACAGGCGCGCCTGCAACTCATCGGGCGAGATCAGCGTGCGCCGCATTACCTCGGGACGGAATTGCCCGGCGTCATAGAGCTCCTTGCGCCAGTTGTCGCGCAAGGGGATCTCCGGGTTGTCCCAGTTGTCGACCACCCATGCGGGGCGCGGGTCGCGCAGCGCCATCGGCAGATCATACGAATAGGCGTGCAGCATCACCACCTGGTCGCCGGCGCGGAAGTCCGCCGCGGCGCGCCGTGCCAGGGGCGCGGCATTCGGCCGTGCGTAGATGGTCGAGAGCCCCGTCGCCAACAGGCAGACCGCGACGGCCGCGACCAGGGAGCTGCGATAGCTGCGCCGCGCGTTTTCCGCGTCCTGGCCGGCCAGGGCGGCGACGATCACTTCGGCGACCAGCGCGGCCAGGGGCGGCAGTGTCGGCAGCACATAGCCGATCAGCTTGGAAGCCGGAATCGAAAAGAACACCAGCACGATCGCGATCCACACCGCCATCAGGACGCGCAGGGCATGCGCGTCGGTAGCGCGGTCCACCCAGAAAACCTTGCGGAACACGCCGCCCAGCCAGAATGTCCACGGCAGCGCCAGGCCCGCCACCACGGGCAGATAGAACCAGAAGGGCTGGCGGTTGTTGAAGGTCGCTTCGGCGAAGCGGTCGAACTGCTGGTAGACAAAGAAATAATGAAAGAACCCGGGATAGTCTTTCTGCACCACCCAGAACCACGGCAGGCACACCGCCAGAAACGCCACGATGGCCGGGGGCCATAGCAGCGCCCCCAAACCGCGCCAGCGGCGCAGCAGCACGATCCACAGCAGCAGGATACCGCCGGGCAGCACCATGCCGATCAGCCCCTTGGACAACACGCCGAGAGCGGCCAGGACCCCTGTCGCGACCGACATCGCGCGGTACGGTTCGCCGCGCGTGGCGCGCAGTACCGTGTCGGCGCCGGCCAGCGTCGTCAGGGTGATCATGCCGGCGACCAGCATGTCCAGATTGGCGAATTGCGATCCGCCGTAGAAGAAGGGCTGCGTCACCAGCACCAGCAAGGCCACCGTCGCCGTCCCGGCGCCGCGATAGCGGCGCATGAAGGCGTACAGCGCGACGGCGGCGGCCCAGGCGGCCAGCCACGAGGGCACGCGCGCCGCCCATGGATGCACCCCGAAGACGCTGAACGAAGCTTCGGCCAGCCAGTAGTACAGCGGCGGCTTGTGGAAGAACGGCAGGCCGTTGAGCAGCGGCACGCCATGCTCGCCGGCACGCAGCATCTCCCACGCCACGCCGGCATAGCGGCCTTCGTCGGGCAGCGTCATGGGCCGCAGCCACGAAAGCCAGGCCAGCCAGATACCGGTGAACAGGAAAAGCCAGTTCCTGGACGGCGCCTGCAGACGGCGCATCCAGCTTCCCGCGACAGTAGAAGTCATTTACTTGGTGAGGTTTTTTTCTGTGAATACCTTGCCGTGCTGCTCGCGCACCACGTACAGGGGCCGGCCTTTGACCTCGTCGAAGATGCGGCCGACATACTCGCCCACGACGCCAAGCGACAGCAGGTTGATGCCCGCGAAGAACAGCAATGCGGTGACGATGGTGGTCCAGCCGGAGACGGCGTTGCCATCGACCCAGTAGTCCACCACCAGGTAACAGCCATAGGCGAAGGACATCAGGGCGAACACGAAGCCGAGCACCGTCACCATGCGCAGCGGCCAGGTGGTGAACGCCGTCAGCCCGGCGAACGCCAGCTTGAAGAGCTGCCTGCCGTTGAAGCGACTGTCGCCGTGTATCCGCTCGGCCGGCGTGTACGGCAGCGCTTCGGCGCGGAAACCGACCCACGCATACAGTCCTTTCATGAAGCGCGTGCGTTCGGGCAGCGCATTGAGGGCCTGCACCACCCGGCGGTCCATGAGGCGGAAGTCGCCCGCATGCGCAGGCACTTCCACGCCGCGGCCTTCGCTCAACAGGCGATAGAAAAGATTGGCGCCAGTACGCTTGAGCCAATGTTCCGACTCGCGGTGCTGACGGACGGCATAAACCATGTCGGCGCCCGCCCGCCAGCGCGCCAGCATCTCGGGGATAAGCGCCGGCGGATGCTGCATATCGGCGTCCAGGCAGATGACCACGTCGCCGGTCGAAGCTTCCAGGCCCGCGCTCAGCGCGGCTTCCTTGCCGAAGTTGCGCGACAGCTGGATATAGCGGAAGCCGTCGATCGCCGACCATTCGCGCATCAGTTCCGGCGTACCGTCGGTGCTGCCGTCGTCGGTGACGATGACTTCCCAGGACGTGCATAGCCGACCCAGCATGGCGAGCAGCGCGGGCAACAGCACGCGCAGGTTGTCCCGCTCGTTCAGGCAGGGCACCACGCAGGAAATGCGGATGTCCTGGGGATCGGCCTTGCGGGATAGTGTTTCGGTGGTAAGCGTGCGCGGCGCGAACGCTTCGGAGCGGGCTTCAATATGCATGGCAATCGCAGAGTAGGGAACTGCTGCGACGCAGTATCGGCCCCCCGCCGTCGAATTTTCATGAAATGAAAACGAAGTCGGACCCGACCCTTGCAATCGGCGCCCGCGCGGCGCGGCGCCGTGATGCGCCCGCCATGCACCGCTTTGGAGCATCGAGCGCGTTGTGGCGCCGTGCCGGTTCGCCGGTGGCGACGCACGCCTGCCCGCCGGCCGGCATGATGTCCCGCGCGCCTCCGCCCCGTAAGGGATCCCGCTTCAGGACGGGTCGGTATTGTAAATAGCGGCCAAACGTCCTAGCATAGGTAGAACGATTTACTAAATCGTTCTACTACACCTATAACGGAGACAAGACAATGACCCTGCCTGCCCTTTCCCGCCGCACTTTCCTCAAGACCACGGCCGGCGCCGGCGTTGCCCTCGCCGCGCCGCGGCTGATGGCCGCGCCCGCCACCGTCGCGCTGCGCTGCTCCATTTCGCAGCCCGCCGACCAGAATTCGGCCCAGTACATCTGGTACGAGCGCTTCGCCGCGGATCTCAAGCAGTCCGTGGGCGACCGCATTCGCGTCGACATCTTCCCGAATGGACAACTCGGGAAGGAGTCGGACGTGGTGCAGCAGGTCAGGCTTGGGTCCATAGACATGATGATCACGGGCAGCTCCATCTGGGCCACGGCACTGCCGGAGCTTGCCTTGCTGGACATGGGCTTCGTCTTCGACAGCTGGGACCACGTAAACAAGTCGGTCGACGCGGGCGTGGGCGAGCAGTTCAACAAGCTGCTGCAGGCGCGCACGGGCTGCACCTTCATTGGATGGGGCAACCACTTCAATGCACGCAGCGTCTACACCAAGAAAGTGGTCGAGCACGACGCCGACCTGAAGAACGTCAAATTGCGCGTACTGCCCACGCCCATCTTCGTCGAGACCTTCAAGCTGATGGGCGCCATTCCGACGCCGATCCCGATCAATGAGCTGTACACGGCGGTGCAGACCGGCGTGGTTGACGGTTTCGAGCACGACGCGGCCACGGTGCTGTCGAGCAAGTTCAACGAGGTGGTCACCAACTGCTGGCTCACCAACCACCTGTTCAGCCCGTCCATCACGGCCATCGGCAAGCGCGGCATGAGCAAGCTCCCCAAGGACCTGGCGCCGGCCTTCCTGAAGGCGGCCACCGAGGCCTCCCAATACCAGCGCCAGGTGGCCGGCAGCAAGGGCACCGAAGCCCTTGCGGCATTGCAGAAGGGTGGCATCCAGTTCCACCCCATGGACCCCGCCGAACGCCAGCGGATCCGCCAGACGATGGAAGACAAGCTGTGGCCCGGCGTGACGGCGCAGTATCCGGTCACCAAGCCCATGCTCGACATCATCAACCAGTCGCGCGCCTGAGCGCCCTCCGACAGCCGGACCACGCGCGACGGCATGCGCGGCAACGCCATGCCCGCCGGATGCGCCGGCACGATGCCGCCCTGGCGGCAGGGATGACAGCATGAATGCACATGTAATGACGGGGACCGGCGCAGCCGCCCACCCGCAGGCCGGCCATGACGGCACGGCGCGGCTATGGCCGTGGCTGGACCGGCTTTGCACCTTCATCGAATATTTCTGCGGCGCGGTCCTGGCCGTGGACGTCGGCGTAGTCTTCGTCTCGGTGATCCTGCGCTACTTCCTGCACAGCCCGGTGGATTGGGCCGAGGAAGCCGCGCGCGGGCTCATGGTGACGCTGGTATTCCTGGGCGGCGCCACGGTGCTGGCGCGGCGCCAGCACGTCGGCATCGAGGTCTTCCGCGGGCTGTTGCCGGCGGCGTGGCGCGAGCCGGCCGTGCAGCTGGGCGGCTGGGCGGTCGCCGGGGTCTCCGGCGCGCTGTGCTATTCGTCATGGGAGCTGCTGCTCGACTCCGTGAATGTGACCACGCCCATCGGGTCGCCCCAATGGCTCAGCGTGCTGCCGGTCTTCCTCGGCGCCCTGGTCATGACCGTCGTGGGGATCGCCAACGCCGTCAGCGGTGCGCGGCGCGCCACCTGGACGACCCTGGCCGCGGCCATCGCGCTGTGCGTGGCCGTGTGGGCCTGGAACAGCTACCTGCCCGAAGCCTGGGCCATCAGGCCCTGGCTGCTGCTCACGCTGGCTTTCCTGGGCAGCCTGCTCGCCGGGGTGCCGATCGCCTTCGTACTGGCCCTGTCGGCGCTGGTGTACTTCCTGGCCGAGCCTACCCTGCCGCTGATCATCTATTCGCAGCAGGTCATGGCCGGGATGGACCACTTCGTGCTGCTCGCCATTCCCTTCTTCGTGCTGGCCGGCCTGGTCATGGAGGCCAACGGCATGTCGACGCGGCTCATCGAGCTGCTGGTGCGGATGTTCGGGCGGGTGCGTGGCTCGATGAATCTCATCACGATCTTGGCCACGGCCTTCTTCTCCGGCGTATCGGGGTCCAAGCTGGCGGACATCGCGGCGGTGGGCGGCATCGTGGTGCCGGCGGTGCGACGCACCGAGCAGGACGTCAACGAAACCGCCGCGGTGCTGGCCTGCTCCGCCGTCATGGCCGAGACGATCCCCCCCTGCGTCAACCTCATCATCCTGGGCTTCGTCGCGAATATCTCCATAGGCGGGCTGTTCCTGGCCGGCCTGGTGCCGGCCGCCGTGCTCGCCACGGGCCTGTCCGCCATGGCCATCTACTTCGGCAGGAAGATCGATCCACGCCGTGCCTTCCCGGTGCGCATGCCCTGGCCGCAGTTGCTGGGCGGCGCTGTCATCGCGCTGGTCATGGTGGGCATGATAGGCAAGGGCGTGACATCCGGCGTCGCGACCTCGACCGAGGTATCGGCCTTCGCGGTCGTCTATGCGCTGGGCGCCGGCGCCCTGGCCTTCCGCGAACTGACGCTGCGCGCCATCGTCGCCCTGTTCGTGCGCGCCGCGGCCATGGCCGGGGGCATCCTGTTCATCATCGCCGCGGCCTCCAGCGTGGCCTTCGCGCTGACGGTGCAGCAATTGCCGGGCTTTCTCTCCGACACCATGACGCAGCTGGCGCACAACTACGGCAGCACCGCCTTCATCCTGGTGTCCGCCCTGCTGATGGTGGTGTTCGGCGCCATCCTCGAAGGCGCGCCAGCCCTCATCATCTTCGGGCCGCTGCTCACGCCTATCGCCCAGCAGGTCGGCGTGCATCCGCTGCACTTCGGCACCGTGGTGGTGATCGCCATGGGACTGGGGCTGTTCAGCCCGCCGTTCGGCCTGGGCCTGTTCGCCACCTGCGCGATGACCGGCACGCGCGTCGAACAGGTATCGCGACCGATGGTCAAATACCTCGTCCTGCTCGTAATCATGCTTATAGTGCTCATCTTCGTGCCCGCGATCAGCCTGTGGGTGCCCCGCCTGATGAACATGGCTTGAGTAGACGCAATGACAACGATCCAGGATGTGGCCGCGCTGGCCGGCGTTTCGGTCAGTTCGGTTTCCAATGTGCTGAATGGCCGGACCGACCGGCTCAGCCGCGATACCTACCAGCGCGTGGAGGACGCCATCCGCGAACTGGGCTACCGGCCGAACCTGGTCGCGCGCCAGCTCAAGACCGGCCATGCCCCGCTGATCGGTCTGCTGGTGCCCTCCACCGCCAACCCGATGTTCGGCGAGCTGGCCGTCCATGTCGAGGCCGCCGCGCGCGACGCCCATGGCTACCGCGTGCTGCTGGGCAACACCCACCGCGATCGCGAGCAGGAATCGCGCACTTTCCAGGACCTCATGGCCCTGGGAGTGCGCGGCGTCATCCTGGCCTCGTCGCGCACCGACGAAGACCATCTGGAAGCCGCCATCGCGCGCGGCCTGGCCGTGGTCAGCTATGACCGCGGCGGCGATGGCGACGCGCGTTCGCGCATCGACCATGTGTCGCCGGATAACCGCCTGGCGTCGCGGCTGGCGGTCCAGCACCTCGCCGCGCACGGCCACCGCAGGCTGGCGCTCGCCACACCGGACATCAAGACGGTCAGCCGCTCGCTCAAGCGCGACGGCTTCCTGGAAGCGGCGCGCGATGCCGGCCTGGCCGATGGCGTGCGGGTCATCGAGGGCGCGACAGGCCCGGGCTACGGCGATTCGCACCTGGCCGACGTCGGCTACGCCATGGCCGGCCGCATCGCCGCCATGAAGGACCGCCCCACCGGCATCATCGCCATCAATGACATGATGGCCCTGGGGCTGATGGCCGGACTGCGCCAGGCCGGCCTGGCCGTCCCCGGCGATGTCTCCGTCATCGGCATGGACAACCTGGTCATGACGGCCTACGCCAATCCGCCCCTGACCACGGTGGAAATGCCCAGCGCGCAGATGGCGCAGGCCATGGTCGCCATGGTCGTCGAACGCCTGGCGCAACCCGAGCTGCCCGCGCGGGAAGTGTTGTTCCAGCCCCGGCTCATCGAAAGGCAATCGGTGGCGTCTCCGACGCCCGCCGCAGCATCCGCGCGTCCCCGCGCCCGGTCCCCACGGAAACCCCACGCATGACCACCATACTGTTGACGCATTCCCCGCAGGCGCTGGCCAACTATTACGGCGATCGCGCCCTGGCAGCGCTGCGCGCGCTCGGGGAAGTCCGCCTGAATCCCGGCCCCGATCCGGGCACGCCGGAGCAACTGATCCGCCTGGCGCAGGGCTGCCGCATCGTGGTGTCCAGCCGGCTGGCCGCCGCGCCCGCCGCGGTCTTCGATGCCCTGCCCGACCTGGTCGCCTACTGCCGTGTGGCGGTGGATATCCGCAATATCGACGTCGACGCCGCCAGCCGCAACGGCGTGCTGGTGACGCGCGCGACACCGGGCTTCGATGCCTCGGTGTCCGAATGGATCATCGGCGTCATGGTGGACGCCAGCCGCCATATCAGCCAGGCGGCCGCGGCCTACTGGCAGCACCGGCCCGCGCAGGTGGCCATGGGGCGCGAGTTGCGCGGCGCCACCGTGGGCATCATCGGCCACGGCCATATCGGCCGCTACCTGGCGCGGTTGACCCTGGCGTTCGGCATGCGGGTCCTGGTCCACGACCCCGCGCCACAGTCCCTGCCGGAAGGCATGCGGCAGGTCGCCCTGCACACCCTGTTGGCGGAATCCGACTACGTGGTTTGCCTTGCTCCCGCCCTGCCCGAAACGGCGAACCTCATGGGCCGGGAGGCGTTCAGCCGCATGAAGGGCGATGCAGTCTTCATCAATGCGTCGCGGGGCGAACTGGTCGACGAGCAGGCCCTGCGCGAAGCCCTGGACAGCGGCGTGATCGCGGCTTGCGCGCTGGATGTAGGCCGCGCGGCAGACCAGATGCCCTCCCCCTGGCTGGCGGCGCATCCGCGGGTGATCGCCACTCCGCACATCGGCGGCCTGACACCGCAGGCGGCCGAGCACCAGGCCATGGACAGCGTGCAACAGGTCCGCGCCATCCTCGCGGGCGACATGCCGCCGTATGCGGTCAACCCGGAGCAGGCCACGCGGCTGCGCCGGCTGGCCCGGTAGCCGGTCACCCGCGTCGATACCGCGAGCCGATAAAGACAGACGCTGCCGACAGCCTTTGCCCATGACCGGGCACATCGAACACCGAGGAGGAAAGTCGCGATGAACACGCCGATACTTGAAGCGCCCCCCGGGGCCTGCGATTGCCACATGCACGTCTACGAACTGACCCGCTATCCCCTGGCGCCCACCGCCACCTTCCCGCCGCCGCAGGCATCCTGGGATGACTACCTGCAGGTGCGGCAGGCGCTTGGACTGGAACGGGCATTGATCGTCCAGGCCACCGGTTATGGCTTCGACAACCGCTGCGCGCTGGACGCGCTGGCGCAAGCGCAGGGAACGGCCCGCATGATCGCGACGCTGCCGGTCGACACGCCGGAGGCGGAACTGCAGTCGCTGCATGCCGCCGGCGTACGCGGCGTACGGTTCATGATGCTGCCCAACAGCGGCGGCCTGATGCAATGGGACATGCTGGCGCCCATGGCGCGCCGCATCGCCGACCTGGGCTGGGTCATCAACCTGCAACTGGACGGCCGCGAACTGGCCGACCACGCGGCACGGTTGCGCGACCTGCCGTGCCGCGTCAGCATCGACCACAACGGCAAGTTCCTGACGCCCGTGCCGACCTCGCACCCCGGCTTCCAGGCGCTGCTGCGGCTGCTGGACACGGGCAACGTATGGGTAAAGCTTTCCGCGCCCTACGAAACCTCGCAGGTGGGGCCGCCGCGCTACGACGATGTGAGCGCGCTGGCCCGGGCCCTGGCGTCGGGCTATCCGGACCGCTGCCTTTGGGCCAGCAATTATCCCCACCCGGGCCGCGCGGACCGTCCGGACAACGCGGCGATGCTCGACATGCTGCTGCACTGGGTGCCGGACGAAGCCTCGCGACGCAAGATCCTGGTGGACAATCCGGCGCAGCTGTATGGGTTCTGAGCAGCCGGCTCCCCACACACGCCGCGCGACGCGGCGACCTGCCGCCACGTCACCATGGACCTTGGCGGCGGGTTCTAGACCTTCCCGTAGCTGCGCTGCAGGCCGATCCTGCTCGCCACTTCGGTCCAGCGAACGATCTCCGAGCCGCTGAGCGCCGCGAACTCTGCGCTGCCCAGGACGGTGGCCTCGAATCCGGCCCCTTCGATCTTGCTCGCCATCTTCGGATCGCGCATGGCGGAGACCACGTCGCCGGCCACTTTATCGATGACTTTGGGCGGTGTGCCCGGCAGGCCGTACAGGCCCAGCCAGCTGCTGACGTTGAAGTCCCTGATGCCGCTCTCTTCGACGGTGGGCACGTCGGGCAGGTGCTTGGAGCGTTGGCGGCTGGTCACCGCCAACGCGCGCAGCCGGCCGGCGCGTATCAATGACACATACGAAGGCAGGCTGCTGATGCCGAGATCCAGGCCGCCGTTCACCACGTCCACCACGATCTCGTTCGGGCCGCGGTAAGGCACGTAGGTCATCTTGATGCCGGTACGCATCATGAACAGTTCCGTCGCCAGGTGTGGCGAGCTGCCACGGTCATTGGCGCCGCATGTGAACGGCCGGTCGGTCGACTTGCGCGCGGCGTCGAGCAGCTGCTGCAGGTTCGTGTAGGGGGAGTTCTGGCCCACGACGATGACGTTGGCGAAGTCGGCCACCTGGGCGATGGGAACGATGGACTTGGCGATATCGATGGGCAAGTCCGTCATCGTGGCAATGGGCAGGATGGTGCCAAGCCCACCGCCGATCAGGGTGTAGCCGTCGGCCTTCCTGGTCAGCGCATATTGCAGTCCGATCACCCCGCTGGCGCCGGCCTTGTTCTCGACGACCATGTTGTAGCCGTGCACGTCCGACATGGCCTGCGCGGTGATGCGGGTGACGATGTCCACCGCGCTGCCCGGCGGGAATGGCACGACGACACGGACGGGTCCTTCCGGGTATGCGCCCTGCGCCAGCGCGGGACGAAACACGGACAAGGCGGGCAAGGCGACGAGCGCCTTCACGACGGTACGACGGTGCATGACTTTCCCCTGTTCTATCGGATTGGATGGGACGATCGCCGATCGCCCCGACGGTGGCTCCCCCGGGGCCGCGCTGCCGCGGCTGCCTTTCTGCTTACGGTCTGCGTACTGCGTACTGCGTGCTGCGTGCTGCGTACTGCCTCAACCCACGCGAGCGGCGCGCGGTGGCACCGCGCCGGGCATGAGCGCGTCCCAATCGGCACCGCCCATGAACTGCCCCCAGCGCCGGTAGAAGGCCCGAGCGTTTTCCTCGGAGTACTCGCCGTGCACCGCCCCGGTGATGTGCGGCACCGGCTGCACATGGCCGATGCCCATCTGGTAATTGAAATAGAGCTTCTGCGATTCCGTTCCGACGCAGGCTTCGGTGGCGCCGGTCCAGTTCTCCATATCGTCCGACTCCGTGAGTCCGCCCGGGCCGGAGTAGCGCAGGTAATAGTGGCGCGCGGCTTCCTTCACTTCCTCGGGCGCGTCCTTGTCGATCAGGTACATCCGCCACATCTCCATTTCCGTGCCGCTGATCGGATGGAACACGGCAAGCGAACGCGGCTGGTGCGCATGGAAGGACATGTTCGGGAATATCGTGCCGACGGCATGCGGCGTCACGCGCAGGGAATCGCCCAGGCGCGCGACGCGCGCATCGTAGACCTTGCGGAAGTAGGCCTCGGCGACGGGGTGGTTCTGGAACTGGCTCTTGAAGGGCGGCTCTTCGAATGCCGGCAGGCGGCCGATGGAGCCGTGGCCCAGATCCGGAAAGGCGACACAGACCCGGCCTTCGGTGAAGTCGCGCCTGCCCTTGCCGGCGCTCGGTCCGATGCCGACCAGGTCCACGGAACGGTGGCTGATGTCGTGGTGGCGGTCGCCGATGAAGTTTTCCGGGGCGAATTTCCAGTTGCACTTCACGCGCCACTTCTGCACGCCGCCGATGACCTCCGAGCCGCCTTCGCTGCCGTCGCGGTGGTCCAGCGCGGCATCCAGGTACAGGCGCATGTCGCCCAGGTAATCTTCGAAGGGCGGCGCGGCGGGGTCCCAGGTGGCGAAGATCGCCCCCTTGTAGTTGCACACCTGCGCCACCGTCTTCAGGCCCCAGGCCTTTTTATCCAGTTCGCCCTTGTAGTGCGTGGCGTGGCCCGGCACGCCGACCAGTTCGCCGGGGCGCTCGACCAGCTTGCCGTCGGTGGAAAAGCTCCAGCCGTGGTACGGACAGGTGAAGGTGCGGTTGTTGCCGTGATCGTAGCGGCACAGCTTCATGCCGCGGTGCGCGCAGCTGTTGAGCATGACCTGTATCCTGCCCTGGCGGTCGCGCGTCAGGATGACCGATTCGCCGCCCATGCGGGAAACAAAGTAGTCGTCCGGCTTGGGAACCAGGCTCTCGTGCCCGACGAACAGCCAGGCGCGCGAGAAGATCCGCTCCAGTTCCATGCGGTATATCTCGTCGCTGGCGAAAATCTCACGACTGACGAGGCCGGCGTCGGCCTGGACCAATGTTTCCACGCTTCGCATAGTAGGTTTCCATAAATACTATAAAGTCGGCGGCCTATCCTAGGCAGGCCGGCGCAAGCGGTGCAAGTTAGTATTTACGCGAAGACGAATGTGCAAAATGCCCGGGAAAACACTGGTTTTGGCAAAAATTTCACGGGAGCGCGGAAGCATTCCGCGAGGTCGTCGACCTCGCGCTGGGGAAAGTACCAGTACGAAAATACGACAAACTCGACTACAACCTTATCAATGGTGGAACGGGAACAACCCATGGCATTCCTGAAAAAAGAACCCATCCCCGCGCTGCGCGCCGATGCCAACCTGACTGACCGCATTACCGATCTGCTGGTGGCCGAAATCACGGGCGGGCAGTATTCCGTGGGTGAAGTGCTGCCGCCGGAGCAAGTCATCGCCGACCGCCTGAATGTCTCGCGCACGGTATTGCGCGAGGCGGTGTCGCGGCTGAAGGCCGAAGGCCTGGTGCAGAGCAAGCAGGGCGTCGGGCTCACCGTCATGCTGACCACCCGGCCCGCCGTGCTGCGCATGATGGCCGCCGAACAGGGCGATGCGGAGCAGGTCCTGCGCATCGTCGAACTGCGGCGCGGCTTCGAGATCGAGGCGGCGACACTCGCTGCGCAGCGCCGCACCGACGGCGACCTCGCCGCCATGCGCGCGGCCCTGGATGCCATGGCGCAGGCCATTGCGGACGGCGACGTCGCGGCCGGCGTCGAAGCCGATCTCGGTTTTCACCGCGCGGTGGCCCTGGCCACCAGGAACGAACACTACCTGAGCTTTTTCGATTTCCTGGCGGGGTTGCTGAAGCAGAACCTGCGCGTATCGCGCTCGCGGTCCGCCAAGCTCGCCGGGCGCGCCAGCCAGGCGCAGCGCGAGCATGAAACGCTGTTCGCCG
Coding sequences within it:
- a CDS encoding NAD(P)-dependent oxidoreductase gives rise to the protein MTTILLTHSPQALANYYGDRALAALRALGEVRLNPGPDPGTPEQLIRLAQGCRIVVSSRLAAAPAAVFDALPDLVAYCRVAVDIRNIDVDAASRNGVLVTRATPGFDASVSEWIIGVMVDASRHISQAAAAYWQHRPAQVAMGRELRGATVGIIGHGHIGRYLARLTLAFGMRVLVHDPAPQSLPEGMRQVALHTLLAESDYVVCLAPALPETANLMGREAFSRMKGDAVFINASRGELVDEQALREALDSGVIAACALDVGRAADQMPSPWLAAHPRVIATPHIGGLTPQAAEHQAMDSVQQVRAILAGDMPPYAVNPEQATRLRRLAR
- a CDS encoding amidohydrolase family protein, which produces MNTPILEAPPGACDCHMHVYELTRYPLAPTATFPPPQASWDDYLQVRQALGLERALIVQATGYGFDNRCALDALAQAQGTARMIATLPVDTPEAELQSLHAAGVRGVRFMMLPNSGGLMQWDMLAPMARRIADLGWVINLQLDGRELADHAARLRDLPCRVSIDHNGKFLTPVPTSHPGFQALLRLLDTGNVWVKLSAPYETSQVGPPRYDDVSALARALASGYPDRCLWASNYPHPGRADRPDNAAMLDMLLHWVPDEASRRKILVDNPAQLYGF
- a CDS encoding Bug family tripartite tricarboxylate transporter substrate binding protein yields the protein MHRRTVVKALVALPALSVFRPALAQGAYPEGPVRVVVPFPPGSAVDIVTRITAQAMSDVHGYNMVVENKAGASGVIGLQYALTRKADGYTLIGGGLGTILPIATMTDLPIDIAKSIVPIAQVADFANVIVVGQNSPYTNLQQLLDAARKSTDRPFTCGANDRGSSPHLATELFMMRTGIKMTYVPYRGPNEIVVDVVNGGLDLGISSLPSYVSLIRAGRLRALAVTSRQRSKHLPDVPTVEESGIRDFNVSSWLGLYGLPGTPPKVIDKVAGDVVSAMRDPKMASKIEGAGFEATVLGSAEFAALSGSEIVRWTEVASRIGLQRSYGKV
- a CDS encoding aromatic ring-hydroxylating oxygenase subunit alpha; translation: MRSVETLVQADAGLVSREIFASDEIYRMELERIFSRAWLFVGHESLVPKPDDYFVSRMGGESVILTRDRQGRIQVMLNSCAHRGMKLCRYDHGNNRTFTCPYHGWSFSTDGKLVERPGELVGVPGHATHYKGELDKKAWGLKTVAQVCNYKGAIFATWDPAAPPFEDYLGDMRLYLDAALDHRDGSEGGSEVIGGVQKWRVKCNWKFAPENFIGDRHHDISHRSVDLVGIGPSAGKGRRDFTEGRVCVAFPDLGHGSIGRLPAFEEPPFKSQFQNHPVAEAYFRKVYDARVARLGDSLRVTPHAVGTIFPNMSFHAHQPRSLAVFHPISGTEMEMWRMYLIDKDAPEEVKEAARHYYLRYSGPGGLTESDDMENWTGATEACVGTESQKLYFNYQMGIGHVQPVPHITGAVHGEYSEENARAFYRRWGQFMGGADWDALMPGAVPPRAARVG
- a CDS encoding FadR/GntR family transcriptional regulator, with amino-acid sequence MAFLKKEPIPALRADANLTDRITDLLVAEITGGQYSVGEVLPPEQVIADRLNVSRTVLREAVSRLKAEGLVQSKQGVGLTVMLTTRPAVLRMMAAEQGDAEQVLRIVELRRGFEIEAATLAAQRRTDGDLAAMRAALDAMAQAIADGDVAAGVEADLGFHRAVALATRNEHYLSFFDFLAGLLKQNLRVSRSRSAKLAGRASQAQREHETLFAAIEAGDPEAARDHARTHVEHTEARLRSTQAMDWH